The Lutra lutra chromosome 10, mLutLut1.2, whole genome shotgun sequence genome contains a region encoding:
- the SMTNL1 gene encoding smoothelin-like protein 1, producing the protein MEQKEEKPSEDGTTVSPTPEAPVTQGSGASAGEAKGTTEVNGKEGPLDGAGKQERAPAEDSAPAGVQGEADGLDEVKVGSKAEAELHKGDSRKEETTVAPQMTDGKKETQPDPREAEEAQGTMLASEKQQADEKDAKPPSREEAGGNDETKAELKRAAGEQEATTEAKEADGKEEATTASQEKSSKTEEPTAEAQKKASAPEAPADSQKKAAAEGETDAEPQEADVKKEVEPGSPKEEQDGGAQIESEEGAGVMSSSPEEWLESPTEEGSGLSPDGLSPDLAASGETSPSASESSPSDVPQSPTEPPPSQEKKKEKAPERRVSAPARPRGPRAQNRKAIVDKFGGAATGPTALFRNTKAAGAAIGGVKNMLLEWCRAMTRNYEHVDIQNFSSSWSSGMAFCALIHKFFPDAFDYAALEPTQRRHNFTLAFDTAEKLADCAQLLEVDDMVRLAVPDSKCVYTYIQELYRSLVQKGLVKTKKK; encoded by the exons AtggagcagaaggaggagaagcccTCTGAGGATGGGACCACTGTCTCCCCAACCCCAGAGGCCCCTGTGACACAGGGAAGTGGAGCCTCTGCAGGAGAGGCCAAAGGCACGACGGAGGTGAACGGAAAAGAGGGGCCTCTGGATGGAGCGGGAAAGCAGGAAAGAGCACCAGCCGAGGACAGCGCCCCAGCTGGGGTTCAGGGAGAAGCCGATGGGTTGGATGAGGTCAAGGTGGGATCCAAAGCAGAGGCTGAACTTCACAAGGGAGACAGCAGGAAGGAAGAGACCACAGTGGCTCCTCAGATGACCGATGGGAAGAAAGAGACCCAGCCCGACCCCAGGGAGGCTGAGGAAGCGCAGGGGACCATGCTGGCCTCTGAGAAGCAGCAAGCCGATGAGAAGGACGCCAAGCCTCCATCCAGGGAGGAAGCTGGTGGGAACGATGAGACCAAGGCTGAGCTCAAACGGGCTGCTGGGGAGCAGGAGGCCACGACTGAAGCCAAGGAGGCTGACGGGAAGGAGGAGGCCACGACAGCCTCTCAGGAGAAGAGCAGCAAGACAGAGGAGCCCACAGCTGAAGCCCAGAAGAAAGCCAGTGCCCCTGAGGCCCCCGCAGACTCTCAGAAGAAGGCTGCTGCGGAAGGGGAGACTGACGCTGAACCTCAGGAAGCTGACGTGAAGAAGGAGGTG GAGCCAGGCAGTCCCAAGGAAGAGCAGGACGGGGGTGCGCAGATAGAGTCggaggaaggagcaggggtgATGTCCAGCTCCCCTGAGGAATGGCTCGAGAGCCCCACAGAAGAGGGCAGTGGCCTCAGCCCAG atGGGCTGAGTCCAGACTTGGCAGCTTCTGGAGAGACCAGTCCTTCAGCCAG TGAGTCTTCACCCAGCGATGTGCCCCAGAGTCCCACagagccccctccctcccaggagaagaagaaagagaaggcaccAGAGCGCAGGGTGTCAGCCCCTGCCCGGCCGCGGGGGCCCAGAGCACAGAACCGCAAAGCCATCGTGGACAAGTTTGGCGG GGCCGCGACGGGCCCCACAGCCCTGTTCCGAAACACGAAGGCCGCAGGGGCAGCCATCGGCGGGGTCAAGAACATGCTCCTGGAGTGGTGCCGGGCCATGACAAGAAACTACGAG CACGTGGACATCCAGAACTTCTCCTCGAGCTGGAGCAGTGGCATGGCCTTCTGCGCCCTCATCCACAAGTTCTTCCCTGACGCCTTCGACTACGCAGCACTGGAGCCCACGCAGCGCCGGCACAACTTCACCTTGGCCTTCGACACAGCAGA GAAACTGGCCGACTGCGCCCAGCTGCTGGAGGTGGACGACATGGTGCGACTGGCGGTGCCTGACTCCAAGTGCGTCTACACCTACATCCAGGAGCTGTACCGCAGCCTTGTGCAGAAGGGGCTGGTGAAGACCAAGAAGAAATGA
- the UBE2L6 gene encoding ubiquitin/ISG15-conjugating enzyme E2 L6 isoform X1: MLASKRVAKELEDLQAKLPPYLRNLFSDDADVLVWHVLLLPEEPPYNLKAFHVRISFPEDYPFKPPTVTFTTRIYHPNVGHDGSVCLPIISHENWQLHTKTSQVLEALSVLVNRPDLGQPIRLELADLLAENPERFNSEAKEFTLKYGADRPS, from the exons ATGTTGGCCAGCAAGCGGGTGGCGAAG GAGCTGGAGGATCTTCAGGCAAAGCTTCCCCCCTACCTACGGAACCTGTTCAGCGACGATGCAGACGTCCTGGTGTGGCATGTGCTCCTCCTGCCC GAGGAACCACCCTACAACCTCAAGGCCTTCCACGTGCGCATCAGCTTCCCCGAAGACTATCCGTTCAAGCCCCCTACGGTGACATTTACTACCAGGATCTACCACCCCAATGTGGGCCATGATGGAAGCGTTTGCCTGCCCATCATCAGCCATGAGAACTGGCAGCTTCACACCAAGACCAGCCAAG TCCTGGAGGCCCTCAGCGTGCTGGTGAATAGACCGGACCTGGGGCAGCCGATTCGGTTGGAGCTCGCCGACCTGCTGGCAGAGAACCCAGAGCGGTTCAACAGTGAGGCCAAAGAGTTCACCCTCAAGTACGGAGCCGACCGGCCCTCCTAG
- the UBE2L6 gene encoding ubiquitin/ISG15-conjugating enzyme E2 L6 isoform X2: protein MLASKRVAKEEPPYNLKAFHVRISFPEDYPFKPPTVTFTTRIYHPNVGHDGSVCLPIISHENWQLHTKTSQVLEALSVLVNRPDLGQPIRLELADLLAENPERFNSEAKEFTLKYGADRPS, encoded by the exons ATGTTGGCCAGCAAGCGGGTGGCGAAG GAGGAACCACCCTACAACCTCAAGGCCTTCCACGTGCGCATCAGCTTCCCCGAAGACTATCCGTTCAAGCCCCCTACGGTGACATTTACTACCAGGATCTACCACCCCAATGTGGGCCATGATGGAAGCGTTTGCCTGCCCATCATCAGCCATGAGAACTGGCAGCTTCACACCAAGACCAGCCAAG TCCTGGAGGCCCTCAGCGTGCTGGTGAATAGACCGGACCTGGGGCAGCCGATTCGGTTGGAGCTCGCCGACCTGCTGGCAGAGAACCCAGAGCGGTTCAACAGTGAGGCCAAAGAGTTCACCCTCAAGTACGGAGCCGACCGGCCCTCCTAG